Proteins from a genomic interval of Ferrovibrio terrae:
- a CDS encoding 3-hydroxyacyl-CoA dehydrogenase NAD-binding domain-containing protein: MIDYTVDGDGVASIVWNVADRPMNVMNNESVGAFRDAVYKAIGDKAVKGVIVTSAKNDFVAGADLVNLLKESKDPAKALQNSFNLQKLFRDIEKAGKPFVAAMNGTALGGGYEICLSCHRRIAADNPKALIGLPEATIGLLPGAGGTQRLPRLIGVSKALPMMLEGKKVDPKAALALGMVDEVVAPADLLKRAKEWILGDGQTGHVKPWDQKGFRVPEAANTPRGAQVFTAGNAMLRAKTQGNYPNAQYIMSCVYEGMLVDIDTGLKIESRYFVACTQSKEARNMIRSLFFSIGEANKLANRPKNVPTQTYTRVGILGAGMMGAGIAWSASAAGLQVVLLDSTQESADKGKAYSAALLDKRIKSKRGTEADKEKQLGLIKATTSYDDLKGCELIIEAVFEDRNIKADVTRKAEAQIAADAIFASNTSTLPISGLAEASSRPANFIGLHFFSPVDKMPLVEIIRGKQTSDETLARAMDFVKKIRKTPIVVNDSRGFYTSRVFATYVTEGLTMLAEGVHPAIIENAGKMAGMPVGPLALADEVSMELMHRVRQQTRKDLGDAYKTDGSEPVLQAMVEKLGRIGKKAGKGFYEYPADGKKKLWGELSRHFPVKPEAEQPDVQDVVKRLVYIQSVETARCLEEKVVIDVRDADVGSIMGWGFPPFRGGTVSNIDTVGVQPFVTECDALAQKHGARFTPPKLLRDMAAGGKSFYAI, from the coding sequence ATGATCGATTACACCGTTGATGGCGACGGCGTCGCCTCCATCGTCTGGAATGTGGCCGACCGGCCGATGAACGTGATGAACAATGAAAGCGTCGGTGCGTTCCGCGACGCCGTCTACAAGGCGATTGGCGACAAGGCCGTGAAGGGCGTGATCGTCACCTCGGCGAAGAACGACTTCGTCGCTGGCGCCGACCTGGTCAACCTGCTGAAGGAATCCAAGGACCCGGCCAAGGCGCTGCAGAACAGCTTCAACCTGCAGAAGCTGTTCCGCGATATCGAAAAGGCCGGCAAACCCTTCGTCGCCGCGATGAACGGCACGGCGCTGGGTGGCGGCTATGAAATCTGCCTGTCCTGCCACCGCCGCATCGCCGCCGACAACCCGAAGGCCCTGATCGGTCTGCCGGAAGCCACCATCGGCTTGCTGCCAGGTGCCGGCGGCACGCAGCGTTTGCCGCGCCTGATTGGCGTGTCCAAGGCCCTGCCGATGATGCTGGAAGGCAAGAAGGTCGATCCCAAGGCCGCTCTGGCATTGGGGATGGTCGATGAAGTCGTCGCGCCGGCCGACCTGCTCAAGCGTGCCAAGGAATGGATCCTGGGCGACGGCCAGACCGGCCATGTGAAGCCCTGGGACCAGAAGGGTTTCCGCGTGCCTGAAGCCGCCAACACGCCGCGCGGCGCGCAGGTCTTCACCGCCGGCAATGCCATGCTGCGCGCCAAGACGCAGGGTAACTATCCGAACGCCCAGTACATCATGTCCTGCGTGTACGAGGGCATGCTGGTCGACATCGATACCGGCCTGAAGATCGAAAGCCGCTATTTCGTCGCCTGCACGCAGTCGAAGGAAGCGCGCAACATGATCCGCTCGCTGTTCTTCTCGATCGGTGAGGCCAACAAGCTGGCCAACCGTCCGAAGAACGTGCCGACCCAGACCTATACCAGGGTCGGCATCCTCGGCGCCGGCATGATGGGCGCGGGCATCGCCTGGTCGGCTTCTGCCGCCGGCCTGCAGGTCGTTCTGCTGGATTCGACGCAGGAGTCGGCGGACAAGGGCAAGGCCTACAGCGCTGCGCTACTCGACAAACGCATCAAGTCCAAGCGCGGCACCGAAGCCGACAAGGAGAAACAGCTCGGCCTGATCAAGGCGACGACGTCGTATGACGACCTCAAGGGCTGCGAACTGATCATCGAGGCGGTGTTCGAGGATCGCAACATCAAGGCCGATGTGACCAGGAAGGCCGAGGCGCAGATCGCCGCCGATGCCATCTTCGCCTCCAATACCTCGACGCTGCCGATCAGCGGGCTGGCCGAAGCCAGCAGCCGGCCGGCCAACTTCATCGGCCTGCATTTCTTCTCGCCGGTCGACAAGATGCCGCTGGTCGAGATCATCCGCGGCAAGCAGACCTCGGACGAGACGCTGGCGCGCGCCATGGACTTCGTGAAGAAGATCCGCAAGACGCCGATCGTGGTGAATGACAGCCGTGGCTTCTACACCAGCCGCGTGTTCGCGACTTACGTGACCGAAGGTCTGACCATGCTGGCCGAAGGCGTGCATCCGGCGATCATCGAGAATGCTGGCAAGATGGCCGGCATGCCGGTGGGTCCGCTGGCGCTGGCCGACGAAGTGTCGATGGAGCTGATGCATCGCGTCCGTCAGCAGACCAGGAAAGACCTCGGCGACGCCTACAAGACGGATGGCTCGGAGCCGGTGCTGCAGGCGATGGTCGAGAAACTCGGTCGCATCGGCAAGAAAGCCGGCAAGGGCTTCTACGAGTATCCCGCCGACGGCAAGAAGAAGCTGTGGGGCGAGCTGTCCAGGCACTTCCCGGTCAAGCCGGAAGCCGAACAGCCCGACGTTCAGGATGTGGTCAAGCGGCTGGTCTATATCCAGTCGGTCGAGACCGCGCGCTGCCTGGAAGAAAAGGTCGTGATCGACGTGCGCGATGCCGATGTCGGCTCGATCATGGGCTGGGGATTCCCGCCCTTCCGTGGCGGCACGGTCAGCAACATCGACACCGTGGGCGTACAGCCCTTCGTGACCGAATGCGATGCGCTGGCGCAGAAGCATGGTGCGCGCTTCACGCCGCCCAAGCTGCTGCGCGACATGGCGGCGGGCGGTAAGAGCTTCTATGCCATCTGA
- a CDS encoding DUF962 domain-containing protein: MSDNRIKSYGEFWPFYLREHAKPVTRVWHYFGTTLALFSLTALIVTGDWPWLLGALLIGYGPAWIGHFFVEKNKPASFKYPLWSFISDFRMYFSFLSGRLGGELERAGVPAGMGHNSQANAG, encoded by the coding sequence ATGTCCGACAATCGGATAAAGAGCTACGGTGAATTCTGGCCGTTTTATCTGCGGGAGCATGCCAAGCCCGTCACCCGGGTCTGGCACTACTTCGGCACCACGCTGGCGCTGTTCAGCCTGACTGCCCTGATCGTCACCGGCGACTGGCCGTGGCTGCTGGGTGCGCTGCTGATCGGCTACGGTCCGGCCTGGATCGGGCATTTCTTCGTCGAGAAGAACAAGCCGGCCAGCTTCAAATACCCGCTCTGGTCCTTCATCTCCGACTTCCGCATGTATTTCAGCTTCCTGTCGGGCCGGCTGGGTGGCGAACTGGAGCGGGCGGGTGTGCCGGCCGG
- a CDS encoding acyl-CoA dehydrogenase family protein has product MTEYGIPRSIYGEDHQMFREAARKFYEREVVPHHAKWEEDGVVPKDVWRKAGEAGFLCATMPEEYGGSGVDRLYSAILMEEQAYTGCTGPGFSLHSDIVAPYILAYGSEEQKKKWLPKMASGEVIGAIAMTEPGAGSDLQGVKTTAVRDGNEFVINGQKTFITNGQNADLVIVVTKTDPKQGAKGTSLFLVEAGREGFTKGRNLEKLGMKAQDTSELFFSDVRVPPENMLGGEGQGFFYLMQELAWERLQIAIMAVAGCEAALKWTVDYTRERKVFGKSVLDFQNTKFELAELKTETQIARVFVDKCIEMVANHKLDVATAAMAKYWTTDLQGKLLDRCLQLFGGYGFMWEYPITRAYADARVQRIYGGTNEIMKELISRTL; this is encoded by the coding sequence ATGACCGAATACGGCATCCCGCGCAGCATCTATGGCGAAGACCACCAGATGTTCCGCGAGGCAGCGCGCAAGTTCTACGAACGCGAGGTTGTCCCTCACCACGCCAAGTGGGAAGAGGATGGCGTGGTGCCGAAGGACGTCTGGCGCAAGGCCGGCGAAGCCGGCTTCCTCTGCGCCACCATGCCAGAGGAATACGGCGGCTCCGGCGTCGACCGGCTGTATTCGGCGATCCTGATGGAAGAACAGGCCTATACCGGCTGCACCGGTCCGGGCTTTTCGCTGCATTCCGATATCGTCGCGCCCTATATCCTCGCCTATGGCTCGGAAGAGCAGAAGAAGAAGTGGCTGCCCAAGATGGCCAGCGGCGAAGTGATCGGCGCGATCGCCATGACCGAACCCGGCGCCGGCTCCGACCTGCAGGGCGTCAAGACCACGGCCGTGCGCGACGGCAACGAATTCGTCATCAACGGCCAGAAGACCTTCATCACCAACGGCCAGAATGCCGACCTGGTTATCGTCGTGACCAAGACCGACCCCAAGCAGGGCGCCAAGGGCACCTCGCTGTTCCTGGTCGAAGCCGGCCGCGAGGGCTTCACCAAGGGCCGCAATCTCGAAAAGCTCGGCATGAAGGCGCAGGATACGTCGGAACTGTTCTTCTCCGATGTGCGCGTGCCGCCGGAGAACATGCTGGGCGGCGAAGGCCAGGGCTTCTTCTATTTGATGCAGGAACTGGCCTGGGAGCGCCTGCAGATCGCCATCATGGCGGTGGCTGGCTGCGAAGCCGCGCTGAAGTGGACCGTGGACTACACCCGCGAGCGCAAGGTCTTCGGCAAATCGGTGCTGGATTTCCAGAACACCAAGTTCGAACTGGCCGAACTGAAGACCGAGACGCAGATCGCCCGCGTCTTCGTCGACAAATGCATCGAGATGGTCGCCAACCACAAGCTGGACGTCGCCACCGCGGCGATGGCGAAATACTGGACCACTGACCTGCAGGGCAAGCTGCTCGACCGCTGCCTGCAGCTGTTCGGCGGCTACGGCTTCATGTGGGAATATCCGATCACCCGCGCCTATGCCGATGCCCGCGTGCAGCGCATCTATGGCGGCACCAACGAGATCATGAAGGAATTGATCAGCCGCACCCTGTAA
- a CDS encoding acetyl-CoA C-acetyltransferase, translated as MTEAFIYDAVRTPRGKGRSSGALHEVTPMRLATTALEAVRDRNNLDTSLVDDVVLGCVMPVGEQGADIARVAVIQSGYAETTAGVQINRFCASGLEACNMAAAQVMSGQSQMAIGGGVESMSRVPMGSDGGAWATDPAVAISTYFVPQGISADLIATKYGFSRDDVDSYAVESQKRAKRSWDEGRFKKSIIPVKDINGLTILDRDEHLRPETTMQTLASLDPSFAVMGEQFGFDSVATQRYPDVERIEHVHHAGNSSGIVDGAAAVLIGNKEAGQKTGLKPRARIRSFASIGSEPTIMLTGPSFAAEKALKLAGMTASDIDLFELNEAFASVVLRFMQALNIPHDKINVNGGAIALGHPLGATGAMILGTMVDELERTGKSTALVTLCVGAGMGTATIIERV; from the coding sequence ATGACCGAAGCCTTCATCTATGACGCCGTGCGCACACCGCGCGGCAAGGGCCGCTCAAGCGGCGCGCTGCATGAAGTGACGCCGATGCGTCTGGCCACCACGGCGCTGGAAGCCGTGCGCGACCGCAACAATCTGGATACCTCTCTCGTTGACGACGTGGTGCTCGGCTGCGTGATGCCGGTGGGCGAACAGGGCGCCGATATCGCCCGCGTCGCCGTGATCCAGTCCGGCTATGCCGAAACCACCGCCGGCGTGCAGATCAACCGTTTCTGTGCTTCAGGGCTCGAAGCCTGCAACATGGCGGCCGCCCAGGTGATGTCCGGCCAGAGCCAGATGGCGATCGGCGGTGGCGTGGAAAGCATGAGCCGTGTGCCGATGGGGTCTGACGGCGGCGCCTGGGCGACCGATCCGGCCGTGGCGATTTCGACCTATTTCGTGCCGCAGGGCATCTCGGCCGACCTGATCGCCACCAAATACGGCTTCAGCCGCGATGATGTCGACTCCTACGCAGTCGAGAGCCAGAAGCGCGCCAAGCGCTCCTGGGATGAAGGCCGCTTCAAGAAGTCGATCATCCCGGTCAAGGACATCAACGGCCTGACCATCCTGGATCGCGACGAGCATCTGCGGCCCGAGACCACGATGCAGACGCTGGCCTCGCTCGATCCGTCCTTCGCGGTGATGGGCGAGCAGTTCGGTTTCGACTCGGTCGCCACCCAGCGCTATCCAGACGTCGAGCGTATCGAGCATGTGCATCATGCCGGCAATAGCTCAGGGATCGTCGACGGCGCCGCCGCCGTGCTGATCGGCAACAAGGAAGCCGGCCAGAAGACTGGTTTGAAGCCGCGCGCCCGCATCCGCAGCTTCGCCTCCATCGGCTCGGAGCCGACCATCATGCTGACCGGTCCGAGCTTTGCCGCCGAAAAGGCGCTGAAGCTGGCCGGCATGACGGCGTCGGATATCGACCTCTTCGAGCTGAACGAGGCCTTTGCCTCGGTGGTGCTGCGCTTCATGCAGGCGCTGAACATCCCGCATGACAAGATCAACGTGAACGGCGGCGCCATTGCGCTGGGCCATCCGCTGGGTGCGACCGGCGCGATGATCCTGGGCACCATGGTCGACGAGCTGGAGCGCACCGGCAAGAGCACCGCGCTGGTTACGCTCTGCGTCGGCGCCGGCATGGGCACCGCCACCATCATCGAGCGCGTCTAA
- a CDS encoding MerR family transcriptional regulator: MSDNKTYTITDLAHEFKVTPRAIRFYEDKGLLHPSRQGMMRVYAKRDRARLLLILRGKRLGFSLAEIREMIDLYDLGDGRMEQLTLTLKRSRDRLAALETQQQDIEDAITQLKQDVRILDDFLKLNRDRPASQSFKEFVQSRATPEYAAVAE, from the coding sequence GTGTCGGATAACAAGACCTACACGATCACCGATCTGGCGCACGAATTCAAAGTGACGCCGCGCGCCATCCGCTTCTATGAAGACAAAGGCCTGCTGCATCCCAGCCGTCAAGGCATGATGCGGGTCTACGCCAAACGTGACCGTGCCCGCCTTCTGCTGATCCTGCGCGGCAAGCGTCTGGGCTTCAGCCTGGCCGAAATTCGCGAGATGATCGACCTCTACGATCTGGGCGACGGCCGCATGGAGCAACTGACCCTGACGCTGAAGCGGTCGCGCGACCGCCTTGCCGCGCTGGAAACCCAGCAGCAGGACATCGAGGACGCCATCACGCAGCTGAAGCAGGATGTCCGCATCCTCGACGACTTCCTGAAGCTGAACCGCGACCGTCCGGCCTCGCAGTCCTTCAAGGAATTCGTGCAGAGCCGCGCCACGCCCGAATACGCCGCCGTCGCCGAATAA
- a CDS encoding thiolase family protein codes for MRNVVIAGYARSPFTLARKGALAKVRPDDLTAQVLKALIERTGVDPKAIEDVIVGCAFPEGEQGLNVARLISFLAGIPQDAAATTVNRFCGSSMQSIHQAAGAIQMNAGEAFICAGVESMTRVPMGGFNTLPNPKLLQDYPQAYVSMGITAENLAKKYGIDRKAQEQMAVESHAKALAAQKAGKLKDEIVAIVDGNNRVELDGCIRPDTTAEGLAGLNPAFDEKGTVTAGTSSPLTDGASATLVCSEDFAKAHGLKVLARIKSVAVAGCAPEMMGIGPVPATKKALERAGLKLGDIDIIELNEAFGAQALACVAEAKYDMKKVNLDGGAIALGHPMGATGARITGKAASLLKREGKQFALATQCIGGGQGIATVLEAV; via the coding sequence ATGCGCAACGTGGTGATCGCCGGCTATGCCCGCTCGCCTTTCACGCTCGCCCGCAAGGGTGCGCTGGCCAAGGTCCGCCCTGACGATCTCACCGCCCAGGTGCTGAAAGCCCTGATCGAGCGCACCGGCGTTGATCCGAAGGCCATCGAGGACGTGATCGTGGGCTGCGCCTTCCCCGAGGGCGAGCAGGGCCTGAATGTCGCCCGCCTGATCAGCTTCCTGGCCGGCATTCCGCAGGATGCGGCCGCCACCACGGTGAACCGTTTCTGCGGTTCCTCCATGCAGAGCATCCATCAGGCTGCCGGCGCCATCCAGATGAATGCCGGCGAGGCCTTCATCTGCGCCGGCGTCGAAAGCATGACCCGCGTGCCGATGGGCGGCTTCAACACCCTGCCGAACCCCAAGCTGCTGCAGGACTATCCGCAGGCCTATGTCTCGATGGGCATCACCGCCGAGAACCTGGCCAAGAAATACGGCATCGACCGCAAGGCGCAGGAGCAGATGGCAGTCGAAAGCCATGCCAAGGCTCTGGCCGCCCAGAAGGCCGGCAAGCTGAAAGACGAAATCGTCGCCATCGTCGATGGCAACAACCGCGTCGAGCTGGACGGCTGCATCCGTCCGGACACCACGGCGGAAGGCCTTGCCGGTCTGAACCCGGCCTTCGATGAAAAAGGCACCGTCACCGCCGGCACCTCCTCGCCGCTGACCGATGGCGCCTCGGCCACGCTGGTCTGCTCGGAAGATTTCGCCAAGGCGCATGGCCTGAAGGTTCTTGCCCGCATCAAGTCGGTGGCTGTTGCCGGCTGCGCGCCGGAAATGATGGGCATCGGCCCGGTTCCGGCCACCAAGAAGGCGCTGGAGCGCGCCGGGCTCAAGCTGGGCGATATCGACATCATCGAGCTGAATGAAGCCTTCGGTGCCCAGGCGCTCGCCTGCGTCGCCGAAGCCAAATACGACATGAAGAAGGTCAATCTCGATGGCGGCGCCATCGCGCTGGGTCATCCGATGGGCGCCACCGGCGCGCGGATCACCGGCAAGGCCGCGTCGCTGCTGAAGCGCGAAGGCAAGCAGTTCGCACTGGCCACCCAGTGCATCGGCGGCGGTCAGGGCATCGCCACCGTTCTGGAAGCCGTCTAA
- a CDS encoding acyl-CoA dehydrogenase C-terminal domain-containing protein has translation MPSYTAPIKDFQFVLHDVLQMEKMSNQLGFTDASRDVVDAVLEEGGKFMSEVTAPLNRVGDLEGCKWENGVVTTPTGFKEAYEKYCEAGWGALTAEEKYGGQGLPHVLGIAMAEIQSSANMAFAMYPGLTHGAYEALLRHGSEEQKDKYLPNMASGKWTGTMNLTEPHCGTDLGLMRTKAEPQADGSYLITGTKIFISAGEHDMAENIIHLVLAKIPGGPEGIKGVSLFLVPKFMVNDDGSLGARNGVSCGSIEHKMGIHGNSTCVLNYDNAKGWLVGQMHKGMQAMFVMMNAARLGVGVQGLSQAEVAYQNALTYANDRLQGRSITGTKAPEKPADPIIVHPDIRRMLMTIKAFTEGSRALALWTGIELDIAAKHPDEQRRQEADDLVAFLTPMVKAYMTDYGYQCATMAQQVYGGHGYIAEWGMEQFVRDARIAMIYEGANGIQALDLVGRKLPTGIGRLARRFFHPVSAFIEDKMMDPGIGKDYVMPLAKAFARLQTATAVVSERGMKNPDEAGAASWDYLNLFALVALGFMWARMAEVAKQKLAEGGGDKDFYETKLVTARFFMDRMLPDTAAQLAKIQAGAESTMMLKAANF, from the coding sequence ATGCCGAGCTATACCGCCCCGATCAAGGACTTCCAGTTCGTGCTGCACGATGTACTGCAGATGGAAAAGATGAGCAACCAGCTGGGCTTCACCGATGCCAGCCGCGACGTCGTAGACGCCGTGCTGGAAGAAGGCGGCAAGTTCATGAGCGAGGTCACCGCGCCGCTGAACCGCGTCGGCGATCTCGAAGGCTGCAAGTGGGAGAATGGCGTGGTCACCACGCCGACCGGCTTCAAGGAAGCCTACGAGAAATATTGCGAGGCCGGCTGGGGCGCGCTGACGGCCGAGGAAAAGTACGGCGGCCAGGGCCTGCCGCATGTGCTCGGCATCGCCATGGCGGAAATCCAGTCCTCGGCCAACATGGCCTTTGCCATGTATCCCGGCCTGACCCATGGCGCCTATGAGGCGCTGCTGCGGCACGGCTCGGAAGAGCAGAAGGACAAGTATCTGCCCAACATGGCGTCCGGCAAATGGACTGGCACCATGAACCTGACCGAGCCGCATTGCGGCACGGATTTAGGCCTGATGCGCACCAAGGCCGAGCCGCAGGCGGATGGCAGCTACCTGATCACCGGCACCAAGATCTTCATCTCGGCCGGCGAACACGACATGGCCGAGAACATCATCCATCTGGTGCTGGCCAAGATTCCGGGCGGCCCGGAGGGCATCAAGGGCGTCAGCCTGTTCCTGGTGCCGAAATTCATGGTGAACGACGACGGCTCGCTCGGCGCCCGCAATGGCGTCAGCTGCGGCTCGATCGAACACAAGATGGGCATCCACGGCAATTCCACCTGCGTGCTGAATTACGACAATGCCAAGGGCTGGCTGGTCGGCCAGATGCACAAGGGCATGCAGGCGATGTTCGTGATGATGAACGCCGCCCGCCTCGGCGTCGGCGTGCAGGGCCTGAGCCAGGCCGAGGTCGCCTACCAGAATGCGCTGACCTATGCCAACGACCGCCTGCAGGGCCGCTCGATCACTGGCACCAAGGCGCCTGAGAAGCCGGCCGATCCGATCATCGTGCATCCGGATATCCGGCGCATGCTGATGACGATCAAGGCTTTCACCGAAGGCAGCCGCGCGCTGGCTTTGTGGACCGGCATCGAACTTGATATCGCCGCCAAACATCCCGATGAGCAGCGCCGCCAGGAAGCCGACGACCTCGTGGCCTTCCTCACCCCGATGGTGAAGGCCTATATGACCGATTACGGCTACCAGTGCGCCACCATGGCCCAGCAGGTCTATGGCGGTCACGGCTATATCGCCGAATGGGGCATGGAGCAGTTCGTGCGCGATGCGCGTATCGCCATGATCTATGAAGGCGCCAACGGCATTCAGGCACTCGATCTCGTCGGCCGCAAGCTGCCGACCGGCATCGGCCGCCTCGCCCGCCGCTTCTTCCATCCGGTCTCCGCCTTCATCGAAGACAAGATGATGGATCCCGGCATCGGCAAGGATTACGTCATGCCGCTGGCCAAGGCCTTTGCCCGCCTGCAGACCGCGACCGCGGTGGTGAGCGAGCGCGGCATGAAGAATCCGGACGAAGCCGGCGCGGCTTCGTGGGATTACCTCAATCTCTTCGCGCTGGTTGCGCTCGGCTTCATGTGGGCCCGCATGGCCGAAGTGGCCAAGCAGAAGCTGGCCGAAGGCGGCGGCGACAAGGACTTCTACGAGACCAAGCTGGTCACCGCCCGCTTCTTCATGGACCGCATGCTGCCCGATACGGCAGCTCAGCTGGCCAAGATCCAGGCCGGTGCGGAAAGCACCATGATGCTGAAGGCCGCCAATTTCTAA
- a CDS encoding 3-hydroxyacyl-CoA dehydrogenase/enoyl-CoA hydratase family protein, with protein sequence MTEIKKVAVIGAGVMGSGIAAHVANAGIPVILLDIVPQGANDRSALAKGAIEKMLKTKPAPFMHPKVAKLVTPGNLEDDLDKLADVDWICEAIIENVDLKRKLYAQLEEKRKKGSIVTSNTSTIPLDLLTEGLPESFAADFAVTHFFNPPRYMRLFELVKGPKTKPAVIDALRRFGDVKLGKEVVDCKDRPGFIANRIGIYWSTVATALAYDMGLTVEEADSIVGKPMGIPKTGIFGLADLTGIDLGPYVVGSMLKTLPKTDPLHQFYKADHPLNALMQKMIKDGYTGRKGKGGFYRNRGKEALDLKTGEYRATKRANLESAKVARKGLRALVEHEDKGGQYAWGVASRVLSYAADLVPEIVDDILAVDLAMKTGYAWKYGPFEQIDQLGTKWFADKLKAAGMPIPKMLEVAAGRPFYKEENGKVYQLTTKGDYAEIVVAPDAWMLADIKRGKQPIASNRGASLWDVGDGVACLEFHTKMNAVDADIITMVKEAGKIDKKGFKALIIGNDADNFSVGANVGIALFQANIAMWPAIEQGISEGQDAYMKLKYAPFPVVSAVAGMALGGGCEITLHSDAIQAHAESYMGLVEVGVGVIPGWGGCKELITRAITNKRRPGGPMPALAQVFEAISTAKVATSAMEARDMLILRDGDGITMNRRRLLADAKAKALKLAEDYKPPVPVEISLPGPTAKAAMSLAVEGFFQQGKATKHDVVVSGALANVVSGGKTDITEVITEKKLLELERENFMSLIKTSATLDRIEHMLTKGKPLRN encoded by the coding sequence ATGACCGAGATCAAAAAAGTCGCGGTGATCGGCGCCGGTGTCATGGGTTCCGGCATTGCCGCTCATGTCGCCAATGCCGGCATTCCCGTCATCCTGCTGGACATCGTGCCACAGGGTGCGAATGACCGCAGCGCGCTCGCCAAGGGCGCCATCGAAAAAATGCTGAAGACCAAGCCTGCGCCCTTCATGCATCCGAAGGTCGCCAAGCTGGTGACGCCGGGCAATCTGGAAGACGATCTGGATAAGCTCGCCGATGTGGACTGGATCTGCGAAGCGATCATCGAGAATGTCGATCTGAAGCGGAAGCTCTATGCGCAGCTTGAAGAGAAGCGCAAGAAGGGCTCGATCGTCACCTCCAATACCTCGACGATTCCGCTCGACCTGCTGACTGAAGGCCTGCCGGAGAGCTTCGCCGCCGATTTCGCCGTGACGCATTTCTTCAATCCGCCGCGCTACATGCGCCTGTTCGAGCTGGTGAAGGGCCCCAAGACCAAGCCTGCCGTGATCGACGCACTGCGCCGTTTCGGCGACGTCAAGCTCGGCAAGGAAGTGGTCGACTGCAAGGACCGCCCGGGCTTCATCGCCAACCGCATCGGCATCTACTGGTCCACGGTCGCCACGGCACTGGCCTATGACATGGGCCTGACGGTGGAAGAGGCCGACAGCATTGTCGGCAAGCCGATGGGCATTCCCAAGACCGGCATTTTCGGCCTCGCCGATCTGACCGGCATCGATCTCGGCCCCTATGTGGTCGGCTCGATGCTGAAGACCCTGCCCAAGACCGATCCGCTGCATCAGTTCTACAAGGCGGATCACCCGCTGAACGCCCTGATGCAGAAGATGATCAAGGACGGCTATACCGGCCGCAAGGGCAAGGGCGGCTTCTACCGCAACCGCGGCAAGGAAGCGCTCGATCTCAAGACCGGCGAGTATCGCGCCACCAAGCGCGCCAACCTGGAATCGGCGAAGGTCGCCAGGAAGGGCCTGCGCGCGCTGGTCGAGCATGAAGACAAGGGCGGCCAGTATGCCTGGGGCGTCGCCAGCCGCGTGCTGTCTTACGCCGCCGACCTGGTGCCGGAAATCGTGGACGACATCCTCGCCGTCGATCTGGCGATGAAGACCGGCTACGCCTGGAAATACGGCCCGTTCGAGCAGATCGACCAGCTCGGCACCAAGTGGTTTGCCGACAAGCTGAAGGCTGCCGGCATGCCGATCCCGAAGATGCTGGAAGTCGCCGCCGGGCGTCCGTTCTACAAGGAAGAGAACGGCAAGGTCTACCAACTCACCACCAAGGGCGACTATGCCGAGATCGTGGTGGCGCCCGATGCCTGGATGCTGGCCGATATCAAGCGCGGCAAGCAGCCGATCGCCTCGAACCGCGGCGCCAGCCTGTGGGATGTCGGCGATGGCGTCGCCTGCCTGGAATTCCACACCAAGATGAATGCGGTGGATGCCGACATCATCACGATGGTGAAGGAAGCCGGCAAGATCGACAAGAAGGGCTTCAAGGCGCTGATCATCGGCAACGACGCGGACAATTTCTCGGTCGGCGCCAATGTCGGCATTGCCTTGTTCCAGGCCAATATCGCGATGTGGCCCGCCATCGAGCAGGGCATCAGCGAAGGCCAGGATGCCTATATGAAGCTGAAATACGCGCCCTTCCCGGTCGTGTCGGCTGTCGCCGGCATGGCGCTGGGCGGCGGCTGCGAGATCACGCTGCATTCCGATGCGATCCAGGCCCATGCCGAAAGCTATATGGGCTTGGTGGAAGTCGGCGTCGGCGTCATCCCGGGCTGGGGCGGCTGCAAGGAGCTGATCACCCGCGCGATCACCAACAAGCGGCGTCCCGGCGGTCCGATGCCGGCGCTGGCCCAGGTGTTCGAGGCGATTTCCACGGCCAAGGTCGCGACCTCGGCGATGGAAGCGCGCGACATGCTGATCCTGCGCGATGGCGACGGCATCACCATGAACCGCCGTCGCCTGCTGGCCGATGCCAAGGCCAAGGCGCTGAAGCTGGCGGAAGACTACAAGCCACCGGTGCCGGTCGAGATCAGCCTGCCGGGCCCGACCGCCAAGGCGGCGATGAGCCTGGCGGTGGAAGGCTTCTTCCAGCAGGGCAAGGCCACCAAGCATGATGTGGTGGTGTCTGGTGCGCTGGCCAATGTGGTGTCCGGTGGCAAGACCGACATCACCGAGGTGATCACCGAGAAGAAGCTGCTGGAACTCGAGCGCGAGAATTTCATGTCGCTGATCAAGACCAGCGCCACGCTCGACCGTATCGAACACATGCTGACCAAGGGCAAGCCGCTGCGTAACTGA